A stretch of Arachis hypogaea cultivar Tifrunner chromosome 15, arahy.Tifrunner.gnm2.J5K5, whole genome shotgun sequence DNA encodes these proteins:
- the LOC114925346 gene encoding uncharacterized protein — protein MTKNLVECINLVLKGARNLPILALVRATYYRLNELFMRKSIEAYQHKRAGFTFFEFATQRIEANMHRAGNIVVHWFDRRNLVFEVREIPSEKVLVVDLARRRCECGHFQVERLPCRHVIACCANQQLDWQVYVSDVYKMSEIWKVYKVFCPV, from the coding sequence ATGACGAAGAACCTTGTCGAATGCATTAATTTGGTGTTGAAGGGTGCTCGAAATCTTCCTATATTGGCGCTAGTCCGAGCAACATATTATCGGTTGAATGAGTTGTTTATGCGGAAGAGTATTGAGGCTTACCAGCACAAGCGTGCTGGATTTACTTTCTTTGAGTTTGCCACTCAGCGGATAGAGGCAAACATGCACCGTGCAGGTAACATCGTCGTGCACTGGTTTGATAGAAGAAACTTGGTGTTTGAGGTTCGCGAAATACCTAGCGAAAAAGTGTTAGTTGTTGATCTTGCGCGACGGAGGTGTGAGTGTGGGCATTTTCAGGTGGAGCGACTTCCATGTCGACATGTTATTGCGTGCTGTGCTAACCAGCAACTGGATTGGCAGGTGTATGTCAGCGATGTATACAAGATGTCAGAGATTTGGAAGGTCTACAAAGTTTTTTGTCCCGTTTAG
- the LOC140179232 gene encoding serine/threonine-protein phosphatase 7 long form homolog — protein MENCIAYFGRKPGPQDHVLGKVNLAWVRRDRDTEPCDTQESIERYVRAHIFCVLGTVVFPDKLTTSLNSKFLPLLVNFHRISAYSWGAASLAHLYRSLCRASQYNYKEMDSLLILLFVWAWERIPLLAPIPRDQLGDVGIPLAQRWTHWRRHTRYIRRPTAHFRRGLDDMVVDDFIWRPYMGVGVPDDLAANLFMCSTQSPLVSFECIEWHPTDRVRRPFGMQQLPPGPAFDLGHDHCKRLIGVQNHDWGEIYSQWVNRWRSDRYNTLQLGKEIIDFHPLPVYYE, from the exons atggagaACTGCATTGCATATTTTGGTCGGAAGCCCGGTCCGCAAGATCACGTGTTGGGGAAGGTTAATCTTGCATGGGTCCGGCGGGACAGAGACACCGAGCCGTGTGACACTCAAGAGTCTATTGAGCGGTACGTCCGAGCGCACATTTTCTGCGTGCTCGGAACAGTTGTGTTTCCGGATAAGTTGACCACTTCATTGAACTCGAAGTTTCTACCGCTACTTGTGAATTTTCACCGGATTTCAGCATACAGTTGGGGGGCAGCCAGTTTGGCACATCTATACAGATCGTTGTGTCGTGCATCACAATACAACTATAAAGAGATGGATAGCCTACTGATACTGCTTTTTGTTTGGGCATGGGAGCGTATACCGCTCCTGGCACCTATACCCCGCGATCAGCTCGGCGATGTTGGTATTCCACTTGCGCAACG GTGGACTCATTGGCGCCGACATACAAGATATATACGGAGGCCTACTGCGCATTTTAGGCGAGGACTCGACGACATGGTAGTTGACGAT TTTATATGGCGGCCGTATATGGGAGTGGGGGTTCCGGATGACCTCGCTGCCAATTTGTTTATGTGCTCCACCCAGTCGCCACTAGTGTCATTTGAGTGCATAGAATGGCACCCGACAGACCGAGTTAGACGACCGTTCGGGATGCAACAGCTTCCACCAGGTCCGGCGTTCGACCTTGGTCATGATCATTGCAAGCGGTTGATAGGAGTACAGAACCATGACTGGGGAGAGATTTACAGTCAATGGGTTAATAGGTGGAGATCTGACCGCTATAACACATTGCAGTTAGGCAAGGAGATTATTGACTTTCATCCTCTCCCAGTGTATTACGAGTAG